A DNA window from Euleptes europaea isolate rEulEur1 chromosome 20, rEulEur1.hap1, whole genome shotgun sequence contains the following coding sequences:
- the BCL2A1 gene encoding bcl-2-related protein A1, protein MEDSDFLYVYNLVQDYLRYVCLESESGAPPCRAAQVLRRVASSLQGEVEENLRPYLDKLEICSPERANQIFIQAMANEFADGNTNWGRIVTIFLFGGILARKLQEQGVLMTADNLKQISHFITDYIVNTQAKWIVKNGGWDNGFVPKFEDKSPWLSLHWMKTKILAAFSFFSQYY, encoded by the exons ATGGAGGACTCTGATTTCCTGTACGTTTACAACTTGGTTCAAGACTATCTGAGATATGTCTGTCTGGAATCCGAGTCCGGAGCACCCCCCTGCCGGGCCGCTCAAGTCTTACGAAGAGTCGCATCTTCCCTTCAAGGGGAAGTGGAAGAGAACTTGAGACCCTATCTGGACAAGCTTGAGATCTGTTCCCCAGAAAGAGCCAACCAAATTTTCATTCAAGCGATGGCCAACGAATTTGCAGATGGAAACACCAACTGGGGACGGATTGTGACGATATTTCTGTTTGGAGGGATTCTGGCCAGGAAGCTCCAAGAACAAGGAGTTCTTATGACGGCCGACAACCTCAAGCAGATTTCTCACTTTATCACAGACTATATCGTCAACACCCAAGCAAAGTGGATTGTCAAAAATGGAGGATGG GACAACGGCTTCGTACCAAAATTTGAAGACAAAAGTCCCTGGCTGTCTTTACACTGGATGAAGACCAAAATCCTGGCTGCCTTCTCCTTCTTCAGTCAATATTACTGA